Below is a window of Bos javanicus breed banteng chromosome 6, ARS-OSU_banteng_1.0, whole genome shotgun sequence DNA.
aaacttctgGGAAAAGGAATATGAATTGACATAAAAATTATCTAAGGAATGATTATTATACACATGGATGCTTTGACTTATGTGTCATGGTGTTAATtctagtaataataatatattgtaaTATGAAATACAGGTCAGGTATAGACAGATAATTTCTAGAGACAGAAGTGCATTCATAGCCATAGCAAAATAGTTAAAAGTGTCAAATCTCCTGGAGAGTTTCCTAACCTAGAAATGTgtgaatgttcattgcagccgTCAGGAGAAAGTCAGTTTCCTTACTGCAGAGTTCTTATCTTTTCAGTAGTCACAGTTACACTTGTTCTAGGTTTTCAGATCCTCTTTTCCaggatttcatatatttttatatttttcagaattctttctttgaactttctgtaatgagaaaatgagaattttacAGACTTGGACGTTCTTGTTTCCTAGTGATTTAAGAGTTGATATGCAAAAATGTGTAGCAGGAAAGGAAAGTCAATCATAACCAGAGATCTCTTATCAGAACACTTCACACAGGATCATAACAAAACCATTCTGCAgttgtcaattttttttcccaaaagattTGTCTTGGATAAAGCAGATTATAAAATAGAAGTAATCTGGTAACCTACCTTGATAATAGCTTTCGCTTGCTTTGCCTTGGGATTTAAGCATCTTTGTCCTTTATGTGTTTTCAGGGTGATACTGTTAAGGGAAGGTCCAAAACAGTCTTAAATTTTCAATGGAAAAAcataacaaaaacaacacaaaaaagctCCCCCCGCCACTATTATCTTCACCACGTCCATTACTTACATCACTTCTGTTTTGTCACAGTTATTAGTTGGGTAAATTATAGAGACTTTCTCAATATCTGCCACTTTGACTGCTTTTACTCCAGGGCCTATGCAAAGACACCGTCCCCCTTTGAACATAGGGAAACCTAGAACAGATCACAGCATCAGTTACTAATACATTTGATTGCAGCAGTGGGCTCTGTTTTATAACCTTGATGAAGAATGTGAGCCAAGTTTTTAGTGAGACTAGAATAGTAATTTGACAAATAGCACTCAACACTGCTGTTACTAGGGAAGAACTTAAGAAGTGAcagttttctctttgaatttgtaagcaaactattaaaaaataaagagaaaaataaaagaagtttatTAGAGATCAAGCTTATTTGCCTATTGCTTTTATGCTCAAGAACTTTTCCAGAAAGCAAATAACATTATCTCTTAAAATCTTCTTGGCTGACG
It encodes the following:
- the CXCL11 gene encoding C-X-C motif chemokine 11 isoform X2, coding for MSVKGMAIVLTVILCAAIVQGFPMFKGGRCLCIGPGVKAVKVADIEKVSIIYPTNNCDKTEVIITLKTHKGQRCLNPKAKQAKAIIKFKERILKNIKIYEILEKRI
- the CXCL11 gene encoding C-X-C motif chemokine 11 isoform X1, with the translated sequence MSVKGMAIVLTVILCAAIVQGFPMFKGGRCLCIGPGVKAVKVADIEKVSIIYPTNNCDKTEVIITLKTHKGQRCLNPKAKQAKAIIKKVQRKNSEKYKNI